The Urbifossiella limnaea genome has a window encoding:
- the aspS gene encoding aspartate--tRNA ligase, with amino-acid sequence MAEWQRTHTCGELRDSHVGQTVTLNGWVLISRKFGNQVFVDLRDRYGLTQIVFEADNAELFATADKMGREWVLSVTGVVRARVAGKDRTDVATGRIEVEAKALTVLNACPPLPFSVTEFPDEEPANEDLRLQYRYLDLRRRSIQGVLTLRHRMNKAIRDYMDERGFLELETPLLGKSTPEGARDYLVPSRVFNGEFFALPQSPQLYKQLLMISGYDKYFQIARCLRDEDLRADRQPEFTQLDVEMSFVEIDNVLGLMEGLAADMLQKCHGITVPTPFPRLKYADAVLRYGSDKPDLRFGLEIVDVSDIAAESEFTVFKSVLAAGGVVRGINAKGAADRFSNSQLKPGGELPKLVEVYKAKGLAWMKAEGDKLTGSIEKFFPDAVKAKLKEKLGVQPGDLLLFVADKAELTANALGALRSHLGSALKLYVNWWEEKAAWDATEGAAAKKEKRAAKPFAMRPEHFNLLWVTDFPMFGWDDEEKRWAAIHHPFTGPMDEDVPFLESDPGKVRAKAYDLVLNGYEVGGGSIRIHRQDVQNTVFKLLGMELDEAKKRFGFLLDALQSGAPPHGGIALGLDRWCMILAGTTNIRDVIAFPKNQKARDLMTGAPAAVDARQLRDLGVKLS; translated from the coding sequence ATGGCCGAGTGGCAGCGGACCCACACCTGCGGCGAACTGCGCGACTCGCATGTCGGGCAGACCGTCACCCTGAACGGCTGGGTGCTCATCTCCCGCAAGTTCGGCAACCAGGTGTTCGTCGACCTGCGCGACCGCTACGGCCTCACGCAGATCGTGTTCGAGGCCGACAACGCCGAGTTGTTCGCCACCGCCGACAAGATGGGCCGCGAGTGGGTGCTCTCCGTCACGGGCGTGGTCCGCGCCCGCGTCGCGGGGAAGGATCGCACCGACGTGGCCACCGGCAGGATCGAGGTCGAGGCGAAGGCGCTGACGGTGCTGAACGCCTGCCCGCCGCTGCCGTTCAGCGTCACCGAGTTCCCCGACGAGGAGCCGGCCAACGAAGACCTGCGGTTGCAGTACCGCTACCTCGACCTGCGCCGCCGCAGCATCCAGGGGGTGCTGACGCTGCGGCACCGCATGAACAAGGCGATCCGCGACTACATGGACGAGCGCGGCTTCCTGGAACTGGAGACGCCGCTGCTGGGCAAGAGCACGCCCGAAGGCGCCCGCGACTACCTCGTGCCGAGCCGCGTCTTCAACGGCGAGTTCTTCGCCCTGCCGCAGTCGCCGCAGCTGTACAAGCAGTTGCTGATGATCTCGGGGTACGACAAGTACTTCCAGATCGCCCGCTGCCTCCGCGACGAAGACCTGCGGGCCGACCGGCAGCCCGAGTTCACCCAGCTCGACGTGGAGATGAGCTTCGTCGAGATCGACAACGTGCTCGGCCTGATGGAAGGCCTGGCCGCGGACATGCTGCAAAAGTGCCACGGCATCACGGTGCCGACGCCGTTCCCGCGGCTGAAGTACGCCGACGCCGTGCTCCGCTACGGCTCCGACAAGCCGGACCTGCGATTCGGCCTGGAAATCGTGGACGTTTCGGACATTGCCGCGGAGAGCGAGTTCACGGTCTTCAAGAGCGTGCTGGCGGCCGGCGGCGTGGTCCGCGGCATCAACGCGAAGGGCGCCGCCGACAGGTTCAGCAACAGCCAGCTGAAGCCGGGCGGCGAACTGCCGAAGCTCGTGGAGGTGTACAAGGCGAAGGGGCTGGCGTGGATGAAGGCCGAGGGCGACAAGCTCACCGGCAGCATCGAGAAGTTCTTCCCCGACGCGGTGAAGGCGAAGCTGAAGGAGAAGCTCGGCGTGCAGCCGGGCGACCTGCTGTTGTTCGTCGCCGACAAGGCCGAGCTCACCGCCAACGCCCTGGGTGCGCTGCGGTCGCACCTGGGTTCGGCGCTCAAGCTGTACGTCAACTGGTGGGAGGAGAAGGCGGCGTGGGACGCGACCGAGGGCGCGGCGGCGAAGAAGGAGAAGCGGGCGGCGAAGCCGTTCGCCATGCGGCCGGAGCACTTCAACCTGCTGTGGGTGACCGACTTCCCGATGTTCGGCTGGGACGACGAGGAGAAGCGCTGGGCGGCGATCCACCACCCGTTCACCGGCCCGATGGACGAGGACGTGCCGTTCCTGGAGAGCGACCCCGGCAAGGTGCGGGCGAAGGCCTACGACCTGGTGCTGAACGGCTACGAGGTCGGCGGCGGCAGCATCCGGATTCACCGGCAGGACGTGCAGAACACCGTGTTCAAGCTGCTCGGCATGGAGTTGGACGAGGCGAAGAAGCGGTTCGGCTTCCTGCTGGACGCGCTCCAGAGCGGCGCCCCGCCGCACGGCGGCATCGCCCTGGGCCTGGACCGGTGGTGCATGATCCTGGCGGGGACGACGAACATCCGCGACGTGATCGCCTTCCCGAAGAACCAGAAGGCCCGCGACCTGATGACCGGCGCCCCCGCCGCCGTGGACGCCCGCCAGCTCCGCGACCTGGGCGTGAAATTGAGTTGA
- a CDS encoding response regulator, with the protein MITSEPILRVLCVDDNRDAADTLGVLLELYGYLSRVCYDGASALEAAEEFRPDAVILDLSMPGMPGDELGRRLRATDWGRSLPLVALTALSGDEARERTAAAGFDLHLVKPVNPDRLANVLADIVILRGDV; encoded by the coding sequence ATGATCACCTCCGAGCCGATCCTGCGCGTCCTCTGCGTGGACGACAATCGCGACGCTGCCGACACGCTCGGCGTTCTGCTCGAACTCTACGGCTACCTCTCGCGCGTATGCTACGACGGCGCCAGCGCACTGGAGGCGGCCGAGGAGTTTCGCCCGGACGCGGTCATCCTCGACCTGTCGATGCCAGGCATGCCCGGCGACGAACTCGGCCGCCGACTTCGGGCAACCGATTGGGGCCGTTCGCTGCCGCTGGTCGCCCTGACGGCGCTCAGCGGCGACGAGGCCCGCGAACGGACTGCGGCCGCAGGGTTCGACCTGCACCTCGTGAAGCCCGTGAACCCCGACCGGCTGGCGAACGTGCTGGCCGACATCGTCATCCTCCGCGGCGACGTCTGA
- a CDS encoding M16 family metallopeptidase, which produces MSLRLFAAAVAAALLSSPATAADPPASVPPSRAAADAALARTAAAMLGGARTVTLPNGLRVYLYPIANSPLVTTMVAYRVGSADEEPDQTGLSHYLEHLLFKGTDKLVPGDVDRATQRNGGANNAYTSEDMTVYHFDFAADRWEIALRIEADRMRNTRIDEKHEFAQEKGAVVAELAQGEDSPWGIEFKRILALLFPVGSPYHHPVIGTEAHVRGATAEIIKRHYDKWYHPNNASLVIVGGFDPAKAEPLVRELFGTIPRQDLPARKPAVARPARTEPARVEFPSKFDVPRLLMGYNTTTVHDADDAALDVISRVLSDGKTSRLYKRLVEDERVAAEVDTGNYTGKLPGWFAVNVELLQGKARAKTEALVFAELEKLAKEPVSDAELSRARRKILAGFVFGRESVHNLADTLARASVYTDGGDAVAFYQTYLNRVAALTPADIQKVAAKYFARANASIVWSVPPADGKAGSAPAARPTTGRHARQEAPGGGGFTLTAAKKTVLPNGLTLILMEDHRLPIVVARAAVKDVTLREPADKAGIATLVGDLLEEGAAARTGEQIATLIADTGGSLSFGSDGASLRMLAPDADLGLKLMFECLTKPTFPQDAFDRQKENQLSTIADSETQPKVKARQLFNKLVYADHPYGRPGLGTKATVGKLTQADVKAFHATTFAPNATVVVVAGDFKADEMAKRVEALTKDWKKVDLVPADAAAPAKGTAVTERIVSDKSAAQVHVYVGHLGVTRQHPDYYKLLVMDNVLGVGPGFTDRLSSTLRDRQGLAYTVNASIAGSAGNQPGTFTGYIGTFPDKFVLVRDSFVKEITRIRDEPPTAQEVDDAKKYLLGSLPFRFGTLSGVAGQLLSAEQLGLGFDFLDKYRKEVEAVTAADVQDVARRHLDPRGLTIVAVGPIDPNGAPLAAPKKKK; this is translated from the coding sequence ATGTCGCTCCGCCTGTTCGCCGCCGCCGTCGCGGCCGCGCTCCTGAGTTCACCCGCCACCGCCGCCGACCCCCCGGCGTCCGTGCCGCCGAGCCGCGCCGCGGCCGACGCGGCGCTCGCCCGCACCGCCGCGGCCATGCTCGGCGGCGCCCGCACCGTCACGCTGCCGAACGGGCTGCGCGTGTACCTGTACCCCATCGCCAACTCGCCGCTCGTCACCACGATGGTGGCCTACCGCGTCGGCAGCGCCGACGAGGAGCCCGACCAGACGGGCCTGTCGCACTACCTCGAACACCTGCTGTTCAAGGGGACCGACAAGCTCGTCCCAGGCGACGTGGACCGCGCCACACAGCGGAACGGCGGCGCGAACAACGCTTACACGTCGGAGGACATGACGGTCTACCACTTCGACTTCGCCGCCGACCGGTGGGAGATCGCGCTGCGGATCGAGGCCGACCGGATGCGGAACACCCGCATCGACGAGAAGCACGAGTTCGCGCAGGAGAAGGGGGCGGTGGTCGCCGAGCTGGCCCAGGGCGAGGACAGCCCATGGGGCATCGAGTTCAAGCGCATCCTGGCGCTGCTGTTCCCGGTCGGCTCGCCGTACCACCACCCCGTCATCGGCACCGAGGCGCACGTCCGCGGGGCGACCGCGGAGATCATCAAGCGGCACTACGACAAGTGGTACCACCCGAACAACGCCAGCCTCGTCATCGTCGGCGGGTTCGACCCGGCGAAGGCCGAGCCGCTGGTCCGCGAGCTGTTTGGCACCATCCCGCGGCAAGACCTACCGGCCCGCAAGCCGGCCGTGGCGCGGCCCGCACGCACCGAACCGGCACGGGTCGAGTTCCCGTCCAAGTTCGACGTGCCCAGGCTGCTGATGGGGTACAACACGACGACCGTCCACGACGCCGACGACGCGGCCCTCGACGTGATCAGCCGGGTGCTGTCCGACGGGAAGACGAGCCGGCTGTACAAGAGGCTTGTCGAGGACGAACGCGTCGCCGCCGAGGTGGACACCGGCAACTACACCGGCAAGCTGCCCGGGTGGTTCGCCGTGAACGTCGAGCTGCTCCAAGGCAAGGCCCGCGCCAAGACCGAGGCACTGGTGTTCGCCGAACTGGAGAAGCTGGCGAAGGAGCCGGTGTCGGACGCCGAGCTGAGCCGGGCGCGGCGGAAGATTCTGGCCGGCTTCGTGTTCGGCCGGGAGAGCGTCCACAACCTCGCCGACACCCTCGCCCGCGCCAGCGTCTACACCGACGGTGGCGACGCCGTCGCCTTCTACCAGACGTACCTGAACCGCGTCGCGGCCCTCACCCCCGCCGATATTCAGAAAGTCGCGGCGAAGTACTTCGCCCGCGCCAACGCCTCGATCGTGTGGTCGGTGCCGCCGGCCGACGGCAAGGCCGGTTCCGCCCCCGCGGCTCGGCCCACGACCGGCCGTCACGCCCGCCAGGAGGCGCCCGGCGGCGGCGGCTTCACGCTGACCGCGGCGAAGAAGACCGTCCTGCCGAACGGGCTGACGCTGATTCTGATGGAGGATCACCGGCTGCCGATCGTGGTGGCCCGCGCCGCGGTGAAGGACGTGACGCTCCGCGAGCCGGCCGACAAGGCGGGCATCGCCACGCTGGTCGGCGACCTGCTCGAAGAGGGGGCCGCGGCCCGCACCGGCGAGCAGATCGCCACGCTGATCGCCGACACCGGCGGCAGCCTCAGCTTCGGCTCCGACGGCGCCTCGCTGAGGATGCTGGCCCCCGACGCCGACCTCGGCCTGAAGCTGATGTTCGAGTGCCTCACGAAGCCGACCTTCCCGCAGGACGCCTTCGACCGGCAGAAGGAGAACCAGCTCTCCACCATCGCCGACAGCGAGACGCAGCCGAAGGTGAAGGCTCGGCAGCTGTTCAACAAGCTCGTCTACGCCGACCACCCCTACGGCCGGCCCGGCCTCGGCACCAAGGCGACCGTCGGCAAGCTGACGCAGGCCGACGTGAAGGCGTTCCACGCCACTACGTTCGCCCCCAACGCGACGGTCGTCGTGGTCGCCGGCGACTTCAAGGCCGACGAGATGGCGAAGCGTGTCGAGGCGCTCACGAAAGACTGGAAGAAGGTGGACCTGGTCCCCGCTGACGCTGCGGCCCCGGCGAAGGGTACGGCCGTGACGGAGAGGATCGTGTCGGACAAGTCGGCGGCGCAGGTTCACGTCTACGTCGGCCACCTCGGCGTGACCCGGCAGCACCCGGACTACTACAAGCTGCTGGTGATGGACAACGTCCTCGGCGTCGGGCCGGGCTTCACCGACCGCCTCTCCAGCACGCTGCGCGACCGGCAGGGGCTGGCCTACACGGTGAACGCGAGCATCGCCGGCTCGGCGGGGAATCAGCCGGGGACGTTCACCGGCTACATCGGCACCTTCCCCGACAAGTTCGTCCTCGTCCGCGACAGCTTCGTGAAGGAGATCACCCGCATCCGCGACGAGCCGCCGACGGCCCAGGAGGTAGACGACGCCAAGAAGTACCTGCTGGGCAGCCTGCCGTTCCGCTTCGGCACGCTGTCCGGCGTCGCGGGGCAGTTGCTGAGCGCGGAACAACTCGGCCTCGGCTTCGACTTCCTGGACAAGTACCGCAAGGAGGTTGAGGCGGTCACCGCGGCCGACGTGCAGGACGTGGCCCGCCGGCACCTCGACCCGCGGGGGCTGACGATCGTCGCGGTCGGACCGATCGACCCGAACGGGGCGCCGCTAGCGGCGCCGAAGAAGAAGAAGTGA
- a CDS encoding heme-binding protein, with the protein MTDPRTEAGLLHVERLEPRDVPAVAALVDTTLAVAGTDGDDRIAVFLSGTDLVVYDGAAEIGRVASAAVTAIAIDGAGGNDVIKVDRSVTQPADLMGGAGNDKLVGGGGATGLTGDGGDDVLFGGAGMNTFNGDGGVNELIRVRPDDVVFPAAGDRILADAGPPLPAVTETITADEVNALLRRASAASASSDAIIVITDRNGRILGTRVESGVAPEITGNVDNLVFAIDGALAKARTGAFFGNNQAPLTSRTVQFISQSTITQREIESNPSITDPNSTQRGPGFVAATNVGNHFPPGIAFTPQVDLFQIEHTNRDSSVHPGDDGIKGTADDVALAQRFNIDPAFVPAGQALFAPESYGFASGVRPRAQSRGIATLPGGIPIYKNGQVVGGIGVFFPGKTGFATEENSSLSFTYDPTKPDRTLEAEWIAYAAVGGTVVSVTPGIEPSPVQFPLNGAALPAGFGLPTGRIDLVGIQLDIFGQGGAQEGTERVLQVGAVVGRGSPDDGANVPVDPGANGTPGDGDDVFLRGGVVVPEGWLVAPHDGDGISKADVERIITQSVVQSNLTRAAIRLPLGSRAKFVFAVTDRQGNVVGLFRQSDATVFSIDVAVAKARNVMYYADPAQLQPIDQVPGVPAGTAFTNRTFRYLGLPRFPEGIDGNPAGPFSQLYDDIAGTDYNTGRLVGPAKPASAYQSVVGYDSFNPGTNFRQQGNVLNQNGIVFFPGSAPLYKVAGATAVLSGGFGVSGDGVDQDDITTVAGQVGYDVLGAVLRADQVFFQGVRLPYQKGNRNPEG; encoded by the coding sequence ATGACCGACCCCCGAACGGAAGCCGGCCTGTTGCACGTCGAGCGGCTCGAACCGCGCGACGTGCCCGCCGTCGCCGCGCTCGTCGATACCACACTGGCCGTCGCCGGCACCGACGGGGACGACCGCATCGCCGTCTTCCTCAGCGGCACCGACCTCGTCGTGTACGACGGCGCCGCCGAGATCGGCCGCGTGGCGTCGGCCGCCGTCACCGCCATCGCCATCGACGGCGCCGGCGGGAACGACGTGATCAAGGTGGACCGGTCCGTCACGCAGCCGGCCGACCTGATGGGCGGCGCCGGCAACGACAAGCTGGTGGGCGGCGGCGGCGCGACAGGCCTCACGGGTGACGGCGGGGACGACGTGTTGTTCGGCGGCGCCGGGATGAACACGTTCAACGGCGACGGCGGCGTCAACGAACTCATCCGCGTCCGGCCCGACGACGTGGTCTTCCCCGCGGCCGGCGACCGGATTCTCGCCGACGCCGGCCCACCGCTGCCGGCGGTCACGGAGACGATCACCGCCGACGAGGTGAACGCCCTGCTCCGCCGCGCGTCGGCGGCGTCGGCCAGTTCCGACGCCATCATCGTCATCACCGACCGCAACGGCCGCATCCTCGGCACCCGCGTCGAGAGCGGCGTCGCGCCGGAAATTACCGGCAACGTCGACAACCTCGTCTTCGCCATCGACGGGGCGCTCGCGAAGGCCCGCACCGGGGCGTTCTTCGGCAACAACCAGGCGCCGCTGACGAGCCGGACCGTGCAGTTCATCAGCCAGAGCACGATCACGCAGCGCGAGATCGAGTCGAACCCGAGCATCACCGACCCGAACTCGACCCAGCGTGGTCCGGGATTCGTCGCGGCCACAAACGTCGGCAACCACTTCCCGCCGGGCATCGCCTTCACCCCGCAGGTGGACCTGTTCCAGATCGAGCACACCAACCGCGACTCCAGTGTTCACCCCGGCGACGACGGGATCAAGGGGACGGCGGACGACGTGGCCCTGGCGCAGCGGTTCAACATTGACCCGGCGTTCGTGCCCGCGGGGCAGGCGCTGTTCGCGCCGGAGTCCTACGGCTTCGCGTCCGGCGTCCGCCCGCGCGCCCAGAGCCGCGGCATCGCCACGCTGCCCGGCGGCATCCCGATTTACAAGAACGGTCAGGTCGTCGGCGGCATCGGCGTCTTCTTCCCGGGCAAGACCGGCTTCGCCACCGAAGAGAACTCGTCGCTGTCGTTCACCTACGACCCCACGAAGCCGGACCGCACGCTGGAAGCCGAGTGGATCGCCTACGCGGCCGTGGGTGGCACCGTCGTATCCGTCACGCCCGGTATCGAGCCGAGCCCCGTGCAGTTCCCGCTGAATGGGGCGGCGCTCCCGGCCGGGTTCGGCCTCCCCACCGGCCGCATCGACCTCGTCGGCATCCAGCTCGACATCTTCGGCCAGGGCGGCGCCCAGGAAGGTACCGAGCGCGTGCTCCAGGTCGGCGCGGTGGTCGGCCGCGGCAGCCCGGACGACGGCGCGAACGTGCCCGTGGACCCCGGCGCGAACGGCACCCCAGGCGATGGCGACGACGTGTTCCTGCGCGGCGGCGTGGTCGTGCCCGAGGGGTGGCTCGTGGCCCCGCACGACGGCGACGGCATCAGCAAGGCCGACGTGGAGCGGATCATCACGCAGTCGGTCGTACAGTCGAACCTGACGCGCGCCGCGATCCGGCTGCCGCTCGGCTCGCGGGCCAAGTTCGTGTTCGCCGTCACCGACCGGCAGGGGAACGTTGTCGGCCTGTTCCGCCAGTCGGACGCCACGGTGTTCTCGATCGACGTGGCGGTGGCGAAGGCGCGGAACGTGATGTACTACGCCGACCCCGCGCAGCTCCAGCCGATCGACCAGGTGCCAGGCGTGCCGGCAGGGACGGCGTTCACCAACCGCACGTTCCGCTACCTCGGCCTGCCACGGTTCCCGGAGGGAATCGACGGCAACCCCGCCGGCCCGTTCTCGCAGCTTTACGACGACATCGCCGGCACCGACTACAACACCGGCCGGCTGGTCGGCCCGGCGAAACCGGCGTCGGCGTACCAGAGTGTGGTGGGGTACGACAGCTTCAACCCGGGCACGAACTTCCGCCAACAGGGGAACGTTCTGAACCAGAACGGCATCGTCTTCTTCCCCGGCAGCGCCCCGCTGTACAAGGTCGCCGGCGCCACGGCGGTGCTGTCGGGTGGGTTTGGCGTGTCCGGCGACGGGGTGGACCAGGACGACATCACGACCGTGGCCGGGCAGGTGGGCTACGACGTGCTGGGGGCGGTGCTGCGGGCGGATCAGGTGTTCTTCCAGGGCGTCCGGCTGCCGTACCAGAAGGGGAACCGGAACCCGGAGGGGTAA